The Cellulomonas fulva genome includes a window with the following:
- a CDS encoding site-2 protease family protein, whose translation MSSAKPVRRPSGWVVGHVAGAPVVLAPSWLVAVVVLTALSVPTARALTGLEGTAVLVVAFVFVILLFASVFLHELAHGLVARARGQQPREFVLTLWGGHTAFGGAAPTPATNALVAVVGPLVNLAIAGTFALLLAVDVAPRHSVTWAVLWSGALTNGFVGLFNLLPGLPLDGGRVLEALVWAVSKDRYTGTIAAAWVGRGVAVVTFLGALLVPRLLDVGTSMVDALWAALIAAFLWTGASGAMRGARAQRNIEGVSVGTVGRPAVGVGNADSLAHAGAVAAAAGAREVVVLAPDGRPAAYVDSAAAASVPAHAAGTTLVGQVAITLPVGATVDGRLVGEALLHDLQRATRLSPVVVALVDGRVVGLVHATDVVAAIRA comes from the coding sequence GTGAGCAGCGCGAAGCCCGTCCGCCGGCCGTCCGGCTGGGTCGTCGGCCACGTCGCGGGGGCGCCCGTCGTGCTGGCACCGAGCTGGCTCGTCGCCGTCGTCGTGCTGACCGCGCTGTCCGTGCCGACCGCACGCGCGCTCACGGGCCTCGAGGGCACCGCGGTCCTCGTCGTGGCGTTCGTGTTCGTGATCCTGCTGTTCGCGTCGGTGTTCCTGCACGAGCTCGCGCACGGGCTCGTCGCGCGGGCTCGGGGCCAGCAGCCGCGCGAGTTCGTGCTCACGCTGTGGGGCGGCCACACGGCGTTCGGCGGCGCCGCGCCGACGCCCGCGACCAACGCGCTCGTCGCCGTCGTCGGCCCGCTCGTCAACCTCGCGATCGCGGGCACGTTCGCCCTCCTGCTCGCGGTCGACGTCGCCCCGCGGCACAGCGTGACGTGGGCCGTCCTGTGGTCCGGCGCGCTGACGAACGGGTTCGTCGGCCTGTTCAACCTGCTGCCGGGGCTGCCGCTCGACGGCGGCCGCGTGCTCGAGGCGCTCGTGTGGGCGGTGTCGAAGGACCGATACACGGGCACCATCGCCGCGGCGTGGGTGGGCCGCGGCGTCGCGGTGGTGACGTTCCTCGGCGCGCTGCTCGTGCCGCGGCTGCTCGACGTCGGGACCAGCATGGTCGACGCGCTGTGGGCGGCCCTGATCGCCGCGTTCCTGTGGACCGGGGCGTCGGGTGCGATGCGCGGTGCGCGGGCCCAGCGCAACATCGAGGGCGTCTCGGTCGGGACTGTCGGCCGGCCCGCCGTGGGCGTCGGGAACGCCGACTCCCTCGCGCACGCGGGCGCCGTCGCGGCGGCGGCCGGGGCGCGCGAGGTCGTCGTCCTCGCGCCCGACGGGCGCCCCGCGGCGTACGTGGACAGCGCGGCGGCGGCGAGCGTCCCGGCGCACGCGGCGGGCACCACCCTGGTCGGCCAGGTGGCGATCACGCTGCCGGTGGGAGCGACGGTGGACGGCCGCCTGGTCGGCGAGGCGCTGCTGCACGACCTGCAGCGCGCGACCCGGCTCTCGCCCGTGGTCGTCGCGCTCGTCGACGGGCGCGTGGTCGGCCTGGTGCACGCCACGGACGTCGTGGCCGCGATCCGCGCCTGA
- a CDS encoding RecB family exonuclease, which translates to MTVVDPLPRTAEPDTTVPDPTGPLAEETSPRRATSPGLSPSRANDFLQCPLLFRFRVVDRLPEPPSPAAARGTLVHAVLEHLFELPAVERTLEAARSLVPAQWETLRAEQPDVAALFAEPGELAAWLTSAEALLGTYFTLEDPTRLEPRERELYVTTDLEAGPQLRGIVDRVDVAPNGWVRVVDYKTGRSPRAGFEGSALFQMRFYAYVLWRTQGVLPKRLQLEYLGDGVVVQHEPTEPEMATFEARIRSIWAGIQDAARAGDWRARTSRLCDWCSFREHCPSFGGTPPAPDPDAVERATGVRPDPVAA; encoded by the coding sequence GTGACCGTCGTCGACCCCCTCCCGCGCACCGCCGAGCCCGACACGACCGTGCCGGACCCCACCGGTCCGCTCGCGGAGGAGACCTCGCCCCGCCGCGCGACCAGTCCGGGGCTCTCGCCGTCCCGCGCGAACGACTTCCTGCAGTGCCCGCTGCTCTTCCGGTTCCGCGTCGTCGACCGCCTCCCGGAGCCGCCGAGCCCCGCGGCCGCACGCGGCACGCTGGTCCACGCGGTCCTCGAGCACCTCTTCGAGCTCCCGGCCGTCGAGCGCACCCTCGAGGCGGCGCGGTCGCTGGTGCCGGCGCAGTGGGAGACGCTGCGCGCCGAGCAGCCGGACGTCGCGGCGCTGTTCGCCGAGCCGGGCGAGCTCGCCGCGTGGCTGACGTCCGCGGAGGCGCTGCTCGGCACGTACTTCACGCTCGAGGACCCCACGCGGCTCGAGCCGCGCGAGCGCGAGCTCTACGTGACGACCGACCTCGAGGCGGGACCGCAGCTGCGCGGGATCGTCGACCGCGTGGACGTCGCGCCGAACGGGTGGGTGCGCGTCGTCGACTACAAGACGGGTCGCTCGCCGCGCGCGGGGTTCGAGGGCTCGGCGCTGTTCCAGATGCGCTTCTACGCCTACGTCCTGTGGCGCACGCAGGGCGTGCTCCCCAAGCGCCTGCAGCTCGAGTACCTGGGCGACGGCGTGGTGGTCCAGCACGAGCCCACCGAGCCGGAGATGGCGACGTTCGAGGCGCGGATCCGGTCCATCTGGGCCGGCATCCAGGACGCGGCGCGCGCCGGCGACTGGCGTGCGCGCACCTCGCGGCTCTGCGACTGGTGCTCGTTCCGCGAGCACTGCCCGTCGTTCGGCGGCACCCCGCCCGCACCGGACCCGGACGCCGTCGAGCGGGCCACGGGGGTCCGGCCGGACCCCGTCGCCGCCTGA
- a CDS encoding HAD family hydrolase, producing MPAHHLDAPQAVLFDMDGTLIDTEPLWMAAEVALTSRFGVPWTAEDAAAIIGSAMTSAAAVLQGRGVDLPVPEIVEDLTAHVAAAVSDEVPWQPGARELLAAVRAAGIPTALVTSSYRTLAEPFVAAAGGFDAVVAGDDVRRAKPDPEPYLTAARLLGVDVERCVALEDSRSGSASAVASGARTVLVEGLQEVADRPGMSRVASLRDLTVEHLVRLAAGETLVVPPTR from the coding sequence ATGCCCGCGCACCACCTCGACGCACCGCAGGCTGTGCTGTTCGACATGGACGGCACGCTGATCGACACCGAGCCGCTGTGGATGGCCGCGGAGGTCGCGCTGACGTCGCGGTTCGGCGTCCCGTGGACGGCGGAGGACGCCGCGGCGATCATCGGGTCGGCGATGACGTCGGCCGCCGCGGTCCTGCAGGGTCGCGGGGTGGACCTCCCCGTCCCGGAGATCGTCGAGGACCTCACGGCGCACGTCGCGGCGGCGGTGTCCGACGAGGTGCCGTGGCAGCCCGGTGCGCGCGAGCTGCTGGCCGCGGTGCGGGCGGCGGGCATCCCGACGGCGCTCGTGACCTCGTCCTACCGCACGCTCGCCGAGCCGTTCGTGGCCGCGGCGGGCGGCTTCGACGCGGTGGTCGCGGGCGACGACGTCCGGCGGGCGAAGCCCGACCCCGAGCCGTACCTCACCGCCGCGCGGCTGCTCGGCGTCGACGTCGAGCGGTGCGTCGCGCTCGAGGACTCGCGCTCGGGCTCGGCCTCCGCGGTCGCCTCCGGCGCACGCACCGTGCTGGTCGAGGGCCTCCAGGAGGTCGCCGACCGGCCCGGGATGAGCCGCGTCGCGTCGTTGCGCGACCTGACGGTGGAGCACCTGGTCCGGCTCGCGGCCGGCGAGACGCTCGTGGTCCCGCCCACGCGCTGA
- a CDS encoding PAC2 family protein codes for MDASPHHELPADRTVLLSAFEGWNDAGSAATHALEHLHDVWHAEHVDELDPEEYHDFQVNRPHVGIGADGTREITWPTTAVAVATAPRSGRRVVLVHGIEPSMRWRRYCHELLDIAATLEVSTVVSVGALLADVPHTRPIPVTATSEHDETRALLEIESSSYEGPTGIVGVLQHEAQARGMASMSLWAAVPHYVAHPPSPKATLALLRRLEEILGEPIPLGDLPDEAAAWQQGVDELADEDGEVGEYVRQLEEAKDTAELPEASGEAIAQEFERYLRRRDKGSGSGSA; via the coding sequence ATGGACGCCTCGCCCCATCACGAGCTGCCCGCCGACCGGACCGTCCTGCTCTCGGCGTTCGAGGGCTGGAACGACGCGGGATCGGCCGCCACGCACGCGCTCGAGCACCTGCACGACGTCTGGCACGCCGAGCACGTCGACGAGCTCGACCCCGAGGAGTACCACGACTTCCAGGTGAACCGGCCCCACGTCGGGATCGGCGCCGACGGCACGCGCGAGATCACGTGGCCGACCACCGCCGTCGCGGTCGCCACGGCACCGCGCTCGGGGCGTCGCGTCGTGCTCGTGCACGGCATCGAGCCGTCGATGCGCTGGCGCCGGTACTGCCACGAGCTGCTCGACATCGCCGCGACGCTCGAGGTGAGCACGGTGGTCTCGGTCGGCGCGCTGCTCGCCGACGTCCCGCACACGCGTCCCATCCCGGTCACGGCGACCTCCGAGCACGACGAGACGCGCGCGCTCCTCGAGATCGAGTCGAGCTCGTACGAGGGCCCCACGGGGATCGTCGGGGTGCTCCAGCACGAGGCGCAGGCGCGGGGCATGGCGTCGATGAGCCTGTGGGCCGCGGTCCCCCACTACGTGGCGCACCCGCCGTCGCCCAAGGCGACGCTGGCGCTGCTGCGGCGCCTCGAGGAGATCCTGGGCGAGCCCATCCCGCTCGGTGACCTGCCCGACGAGGCCGCGGCCTGGCAGCAGGGCGTCGACGAGCTGGCCGACGAGGACGGCGAGGTCGGCGAGTACGTCCGGCAGCTCGAGGAGGCGAAGGACACCGCCGAGCTGCCCGAGGCGTCGGGCGAGGCGATCGCGCAGGAGTTCGAGCGCTACCTGCGGCGCCGCGACAAGGGCTCCGGCAGCGGGAGCGCCTGA
- the mshC gene encoding cysteine--1-D-myo-inosityl 2-amino-2-deoxy-alpha-D-glucopyranoside ligase, whose product MLTWPAPQIPELPGHGGPVRVHDSTTGGLVVAAPGESAALYVCGITPYDATHLGHAATYVAFDLLVRAWRDEGKRVRYASNVTDVDDPLLERATATGVDWTALANDQIALYCEDMTALGVVPPDVWAGVVESVPAIVAAVEALVAAGAAYRVPVPSPTPGADDTAGPADGAAADVYADLSADPGFGSVAGLDRETMLALFAERGGDPDRAGKRDALDPLLWRAARPGEPSWDGGTLGRGRPGWHVECAVIARDALGGSFDVEGGGSDLLFPHHEMSTSHVRELEPGATGGRVHVHAGMVGLDGEKMSKSLGNLVLVSRLRADGVDPMAVRLAILAHQYRSDWTWTAADLHRAEERLDTWRRAMSGNGGPDPEPVLRAVREAVAADLDAPRALEAVDAWAAAALERSAVGGSGFVEGAPGVVARTVDALLGVRM is encoded by the coding sequence GTGCTCACCTGGCCGGCCCCGCAGATCCCCGAGCTCCCCGGCCACGGCGGCCCCGTCCGCGTGCACGACTCGACGACCGGCGGGCTCGTCGTCGCGGCACCGGGGGAGTCCGCCGCCCTGTACGTGTGCGGCATCACGCCCTACGACGCGACGCACCTCGGCCACGCCGCGACCTACGTCGCCTTCGACCTGCTGGTGCGCGCGTGGCGCGACGAGGGCAAGCGGGTGCGCTACGCGTCCAACGTGACGGACGTCGACGACCCGCTGCTCGAGCGCGCGACGGCGACCGGCGTGGACTGGACCGCGCTCGCGAACGACCAGATCGCGCTGTACTGCGAGGACATGACCGCGCTCGGCGTGGTCCCGCCCGACGTGTGGGCCGGTGTCGTGGAGTCGGTCCCCGCGATCGTGGCGGCGGTCGAGGCCCTGGTCGCCGCGGGCGCCGCGTACCGCGTCCCCGTCCCGTCGCCCACCCCGGGAGCCGACGACACAGCCGGGCCCGCGGACGGCGCGGCCGCGGACGTCTACGCCGACCTGTCGGCGGACCCGGGCTTCGGCTCGGTCGCGGGGCTCGACCGCGAGACGATGCTCGCCCTGTTCGCCGAGCGCGGTGGGGACCCCGACCGCGCGGGCAAGCGGGACGCCCTGGACCCGCTGCTCTGGCGCGCCGCGCGTCCGGGCGAGCCGTCCTGGGACGGCGGCACGCTGGGTCGCGGCCGGCCGGGATGGCACGTCGAGTGCGCGGTGATCGCGCGCGACGCGCTCGGCGGGTCCTTCGACGTCGAGGGCGGCGGCAGCGACCTGCTGTTCCCGCACCACGAGATGAGCACCTCGCACGTGCGCGAGCTGGAGCCCGGCGCGACCGGCGGCCGCGTGCACGTCCACGCCGGCATGGTGGGCCTGGACGGCGAGAAGATGAGCAAGTCGCTCGGCAACCTGGTCCTGGTCTCGCGCCTGCGCGCCGACGGCGTCGACCCGATGGCCGTGCGGCTCGCGATCCTGGCGCACCAGTACCGCAGCGACTGGACCTGGACGGCGGCCGACCTGCACCGTGCCGAGGAGCGGCTCGACACCTGGCGGCGCGCGATGTCCGGCAACGGTGGCCCCGACCCCGAGCCGGTGCTGCGGGCGGTCCGGGAGGCCGTCGCGGCCGACCTCGACGCACCGCGCGCGCTCGAGGCCGTGGACGCCTGGGCGGCGGCCGCCCTCGAGCGGTCGGCGGTCGGCGGGAGCGGGTTCGTCGAGGGCGCGCCCGGTGTGGTCGCGCGCACGGTCGACGCCCTGCTCGGCGTTCGGATGTAG
- a CDS encoding CorA family divalent cation transporter — translation MTQQLAREVYRPHGDGWEAVDERDAPSDRGRPAPGPVWVVVGSVDDLRAEAVARGASDQGLRLVDELAGWTAQDEDGRHLRGRVSRSTAGEIVLTMPTVSYAEASRDVHTGILTCLVTQDVVIACESGDAHVLRRAAARLCDGLPFPDEGVRQVLAAVLLTLVSQASDVEAGLGDAVAETEQLVFSSRGSGGQLLGSIYGLKREIAEARRALGPITTAMPELEAETREVEGTGLFRRSTGAPATVTWLRRVRDRSDRVDRHLDAHDDLLDAMLSVHLSQVSVRQNEDMRKMSAWAAMIAVPTLIAGVYGMNFRHMPELDWTLGYPLVLAVMAGACGLLYRAFRRSGWL, via the coding sequence GTGACGCAGCAGCTGGCACGCGAGGTCTACCGACCCCACGGGGACGGGTGGGAGGCCGTCGACGAGCGCGACGCGCCGAGCGACCGCGGCCGCCCCGCACCGGGCCCGGTCTGGGTCGTCGTCGGGTCGGTGGACGACCTGCGCGCGGAGGCCGTCGCGCGGGGCGCGAGCGACCAGGGGCTGCGGCTCGTCGACGAGCTCGCGGGCTGGACCGCGCAGGACGAGGACGGCCGGCACCTGCGCGGGCGGGTCAGCCGCTCCACGGCCGGCGAGATCGTGCTGACCATGCCCACCGTGTCCTACGCCGAGGCCTCGCGCGACGTCCACACGGGGATCCTGACCTGCCTGGTCACGCAGGACGTCGTGATCGCGTGCGAGTCGGGTGACGCGCACGTCCTGCGCCGGGCGGCGGCGCGGCTGTGCGACGGGCTCCCGTTCCCCGACGAGGGCGTGCGCCAGGTGCTCGCCGCGGTGCTCCTGACGCTCGTGAGCCAGGCCTCGGACGTCGAGGCCGGCCTGGGCGACGCGGTCGCCGAGACCGAGCAGCTCGTCTTCTCCTCTCGCGGGTCCGGCGGGCAGCTCCTCGGCTCGATCTACGGGCTCAAGCGGGAGATCGCCGAGGCGCGGCGCGCCCTGGGCCCGATCACCACCGCGATGCCCGAGCTCGAGGCGGAGACGCGCGAGGTCGAGGGCACCGGCCTGTTCCGCCGGTCCACCGGCGCACCGGCCACCGTCACGTGGCTGCGCCGGGTCCGCGACCGGTCGGACCGCGTCGACCGGCACCTCGACGCGCACGACGACCTGCTCGACGCGATGCTCTCGGTCCACCTGAGCCAGGTCTCGGTCCGGCAGAACGAGGACATGCGCAAGATGTCGGCGTGGGCCGCGATGATCGCGGTGCCGACCCTGATCGCGGGCGTGTACGGCATGAACTTCCGCCACATGCCCGAGCTCGACTGGACGCTGGGATACCCGCTCGTCCTCGCCGTGATGGCGGGGGCGTGCGGCCTCCTGTACCGCGCGTTCCGCCGCTCCGGCTGGCTCTGA
- a CDS encoding undecaprenyl-diphosphate phosphatase, giving the protein MGAGDAILLGLVQGLTEFLPVSSSAHLRIVGDLLGGGDPGAAFTAITQLGTETAVLLYFRRDIAAIVGGWWRALRGAYGTDLRSRLGAPADQPVDRDALMAWFIALGTVPIVVLGLAFQDQIESVFRNLWLVALTLAGFAIVLGWADRVGTKVRPLELMTPRHAVQFGLWQALALIPGVSRSGGTITGGLLMGYTREAAARYSFLLAIPAVFGSGLFQLVKSVDDFGTAGTPSFGATLIATLVAFVVGYLVIIVFLKIVSTFSYRPFVWYRLGLAALVVLLLLTGTLEAVPATA; this is encoded by the coding sequence ATCGGCGCGGGTGACGCGATCCTCCTGGGACTCGTGCAGGGACTCACCGAGTTCCTGCCGGTCTCGTCGTCGGCCCACCTGCGGATCGTGGGCGACCTGCTGGGCGGGGGCGACCCGGGGGCGGCGTTCACCGCGATCACGCAGCTCGGGACCGAGACCGCGGTGCTGCTGTACTTCCGCCGTGACATCGCGGCGATCGTCGGCGGCTGGTGGCGGGCACTGCGGGGCGCCTACGGCACCGACCTGCGCTCCCGGCTCGGGGCGCCGGCGGACCAGCCGGTGGACCGCGACGCGCTCATGGCGTGGTTCATCGCCCTCGGCACCGTGCCGATCGTCGTGCTCGGTCTCGCCTTCCAGGACCAGATCGAGAGCGTGTTCCGCAACCTGTGGCTCGTCGCGCTGACGCTCGCCGGCTTCGCGATCGTGCTCGGCTGGGCGGACCGGGTGGGGACCAAGGTCAGACCGCTCGAGCTGATGACGCCGCGGCACGCGGTCCAGTTCGGCCTCTGGCAGGCGCTGGCCCTGATCCCGGGCGTGTCCCGCTCGGGGGGCACCATCACGGGCGGCCTGCTCATGGGCTACACGCGTGAGGCCGCCGCGCGGTACTCGTTCCTGCTCGCGATCCCCGCGGTGTTCGGCTCGGGGCTGTTCCAGCTCGTGAAGTCGGTCGACGACTTCGGCACGGCCGGGACGCCGAGCTTCGGCGCGACGCTCATCGCGACGCTGGTCGCGTTCGTCGTCGGCTACCTGGTGATCATCGTGTTCCTGAAGATCGTCTCGACCTTCAGCTACCGGCCGTTCGTCTGGTACCGCCTGGGCCTGGCCGCGCTCGTGGTGCTCCTGCTGCTCACCGGCACGCTCGAGGCGGTCCCGGCGACGGCGTGA
- a CDS encoding aldo/keto reductase, with amino-acid sequence MEHRHVGRTGLRVSRLGLGTMTWSRDTDDHDAAEQLRELVDAGGSFLDTSASYADGGAEELIGTLVGPGASIARDELVLCTKAGVRRTSSGDRVVDASRGGLLASLDASLARLRTDHVDLFLVQTPDPRTPLEETASALRLAVSSGRARYVGVANHAGWQVARLAGLLDDDGVGLTAVEAEYSLLERGIEREVVPAARSLGAGVLAWSPLGRGVLTGKYRRTIPADSRAASPHLAGFVQPYLDARAAAVVDALAIAAGGLDRQPLEVALAWLLRRPAVSTAIVGARTVGQLRGALAALDLELPDELATALDEVSAPALGYPERF; translated from the coding sequence ATGGAGCATCGCCACGTCGGCCGCACCGGGTTGCGCGTGTCCCGCCTCGGGCTGGGCACCATGACCTGGAGCCGCGACACCGACGACCACGACGCGGCCGAGCAGCTGCGCGAGCTCGTGGACGCGGGCGGCTCGTTCCTCGACACGTCGGCGTCCTACGCCGACGGCGGCGCCGAGGAGCTCATCGGCACGCTCGTCGGACCGGGCGCGAGCATCGCCCGGGACGAGCTGGTCCTGTGCACCAAGGCCGGCGTCCGCCGCACCTCGTCGGGCGACCGCGTCGTCGACGCCTCCCGGGGCGGCCTCCTGGCGTCCCTCGACGCGTCGCTCGCCCGGCTGCGGACCGACCACGTCGACCTGTTCCTGGTGCAGACGCCCGACCCGCGCACGCCGCTCGAGGAGACCGCGTCCGCGCTGCGCCTCGCGGTCAGCAGCGGCCGCGCGCGCTACGTCGGCGTCGCCAACCACGCCGGCTGGCAGGTCGCCCGCCTCGCCGGCCTGCTCGACGACGACGGCGTGGGCCTCACCGCGGTCGAGGCCGAGTACTCGCTCCTGGAGCGCGGGATCGAGCGCGAGGTGGTGCCCGCGGCCCGCTCGCTCGGAGCGGGCGTCCTCGCGTGGTCGCCGCTCGGCCGCGGCGTGCTCACGGGTAAGTACCGGCGCACCATCCCGGCCGACTCGCGCGCGGCCTCGCCGCACCTCGCGGGGTTCGTGCAGCCGTACCTGGACGCGCGCGCCGCGGCGGTCGTGGACGCGCTGGCCATCGCGGCGGGGGGGCTCGACCGGCAGCCGCTCGAGGTGGCGCTCGCGTGGCTGCTCCGCCGGCCCGCGGTGTCGACCGCGATCGTGGGGGCGCGCACCGTCGGACAGCTGCGCGGGGCGCTCGCGGCGCTCGACCTGGAGCTGCCCGACGAGCTCGCGACCGCGCTCGACGAGGTGAGCGCGCCGGCGCTCGGCTACCCCGAGCGCTTCTGA
- a CDS encoding primosomal protein — protein sequence MTVDPRAALDRLVAALEAHFHAVVARQGEDDPAVDDAYDVLADAFEVYDDALGTVHGEATPFYLAEEDDEDDEFEDDEDEDEDEVDVDGVDDVDDEADDDESDDEADDWTDDEADDVEVEPAR from the coding sequence ATGACCGTCGACCCCCGCGCCGCGCTGGACCGTCTCGTCGCCGCGCTCGAGGCGCACTTCCACGCCGTCGTCGCCCGCCAGGGCGAGGACGACCCGGCGGTCGACGACGCGTACGACGTCCTCGCGGACGCCTTCGAGGTCTACGACGACGCGCTGGGCACCGTCCACGGGGAGGCCACGCCGTTCTACCTCGCGGAGGAGGACGACGAGGACGACGAGTTCGAGGACGACGAGGACGAGGACGAGGACGAGGTCGACGTGGACGGCGTCGACGACGTCGACGACGAGGCCGACGACGACGAGTCCGACGACGAGGCCGACGACTGGACCGACGACGAGGCCGACGACGTCGAGGTCGAGCCCGCGCGCTGA
- a CDS encoding DUF5703 family protein — translation MAVGTTTRRKDWVAQGGQYEYRVLTLPRTTSRNDARRLLTEQAEYGRWELARTVLYEGGERRVWLRRKVLRVQSTLD, via the coding sequence ATGGCGGTCGGGACAACGACGCGGCGCAAGGACTGGGTCGCCCAGGGCGGGCAGTACGAGTACCGGGTGCTCACCCTGCCGAGGACGACGAGCCGCAACGACGCCCGACGGCTGCTCACCGAGCAGGCCGAGTACGGCCGGTGGGAGCTCGCGCGCACGGTGCTGTACGAGGGCGGTGAGCGGCGCGTCTGGCTGCGCCGCAAGGTGCTGCGGGTGCAGAGCACGCTGGACTGA
- a CDS encoding M20/M25/M40 family metallo-hydrolase: MAAVSSDPSSARTPSSASSAPIESTVGAGTTAADEVVDICRDLIRIDTSNYGDNEGPGERTAAEHVATLLSDVGLEPELFESAPGRANVVVRLPGEDRDRPALVLHGHLDVVPAQAADWTVDPFAGHQDDELLWGRGAVDMKDMDAMILSVVRQMAREGRRPARDVVVAMFADEEAGGTYGARWAVDHRPELFEGATEAISEVGGFSVEVGGRRAYLLQTAEKGLSWLRLVADGRAGHGSQVTPDNAVTNLAEAVARIGRHAWPLQLTPTVRALLEGVADLTGVTFDAEDPHGVEQLVAALGPASRFVGATLRHTTNPTQLTAGYKANVVPGRAEAAVDGRFLPGDEEGFRAQVAALAGPDVRIEHLHHDVALEAPTTGDLVDAMSDALQAEDPGAVVLPYMLSGGTDNKSLARLGITGYGFAPLRLPADLDFAGMFHGVDERVSTDALRFGTRVLDRLLATC; this comes from the coding sequence ATGGCCGCCGTCTCGTCCGACCCGTCGTCCGCCCGTACCCCGTCGAGCGCATCGAGCGCGCCGATCGAGTCGACCGTGGGGGCCGGGACCACCGCCGCCGACGAGGTCGTCGACATCTGCCGGGACCTGATCCGGATCGACACGTCGAACTACGGCGACAACGAAGGACCGGGGGAGCGCACCGCCGCCGAGCACGTGGCGACGCTGCTGAGCGACGTCGGGCTGGAGCCCGAGCTGTTCGAGAGCGCACCGGGCCGCGCCAACGTCGTCGTCCGCCTGCCGGGCGAGGACCGGGACCGGCCCGCGCTCGTGCTGCACGGGCACCTCGACGTCGTGCCCGCCCAGGCCGCCGACTGGACCGTCGACCCGTTCGCGGGGCACCAGGACGACGAGCTGCTCTGGGGCCGCGGCGCGGTCGACATGAAGGACATGGACGCGATGATCCTGTCCGTCGTGCGGCAGATGGCCCGTGAGGGCAGGCGGCCGGCGCGCGACGTCGTCGTCGCCATGTTCGCCGACGAGGAGGCGGGCGGGACCTACGGCGCGCGTTGGGCCGTCGACCACCGCCCCGAGCTGTTCGAGGGCGCGACCGAGGCGATCAGCGAGGTCGGCGGGTTCTCGGTGGAGGTCGGGGGCCGACGCGCCTACCTGCTGCAGACGGCCGAGAAGGGCTTGTCGTGGCTGCGGCTCGTCGCCGACGGGCGTGCGGGGCACGGCAGCCAGGTGACGCCGGACAACGCGGTGACGAACCTCGCGGAGGCGGTCGCGCGGATCGGTCGGCACGCCTGGCCGCTGCAGCTGACGCCCACCGTGCGCGCCCTCCTCGAGGGCGTCGCGGACCTGACCGGCGTGACGTTCGACGCGGAGGACCCGCACGGCGTCGAGCAGCTGGTCGCCGCGCTGGGACCGGCGAGCAGGTTCGTCGGCGCGACGCTGCGGCACACGACCAACCCCACCCAGCTCACGGCGGGGTACAAGGCCAACGTGGTGCCGGGCCGCGCCGAGGCGGCCGTGGACGGACGGTTCCTGCCCGGCGACGAGGAGGGGTTCCGCGCGCAGGTGGCCGCGCTCGCCGGCCCGGACGTGCGGATCGAGCACCTCCACCACGACGTCGCGCTCGAGGCGCCGACGACGGGCGACCTGGTCGACGCGATGTCCGACGCCCTGCAGGCGGAGGACCCCGGCGCGGTCGTGCTCCCGTACATGCTCTCGGGCGGCACCGACAACAAGTCGCTGGCCCGGCTCGGGATCACGGGCTACGGGTTCGCGCCGCTGCGGCTGCCCGCCGACCTCGACTTCGCCGGGATGTTCCACGGCGTCGACGAGCGCGTCTCGACCGACGCCCTGCGGTTCGGCACGCGCGTCCTGGACCGCCTGCTCGCGACCTGCTGA